One Paraburkholderia agricolaris DNA segment encodes these proteins:
- a CDS encoding ABC transporter substrate-binding protein produces the protein MKSLLATLTMALLAVSSGSAIAKDWSTVRFGVDASYPPFESKSADGKLVGFDIDLGNEICRRLNAQCVWVENAFDGMIPALKGRKFDGVLSTMSMTPARQTQIAFSSKVFRIPTRLVAKKGSTLLPTPQALKGKRIGVEQGSIQETYAKTYWEPAGAVIASYQDQDLVYSDLIAGRIDGSLQNAVQAEVGFLHTPRGKDFAFAGNALYDAKTLGSGTAIGLRKEDTDLKAKIDKAIADIRADGTYDRIAKKYFDFDVYGQ, from the coding sequence ATGAAATCCCTGCTTGCAACCCTGACGATGGCGCTGCTCGCGGTATCGTCCGGCAGCGCCATCGCGAAGGATTGGTCGACCGTGCGCTTCGGTGTCGACGCGAGCTATCCGCCGTTCGAATCGAAATCCGCCGACGGCAAACTCGTCGGCTTCGACATCGATCTCGGCAATGAGATTTGCCGCCGCCTGAACGCGCAGTGCGTGTGGGTCGAGAATGCGTTCGACGGGATGATTCCCGCACTGAAGGGGCGCAAGTTCGACGGCGTGCTATCGACGATGTCGATGACACCCGCGCGCCAGACACAGATCGCGTTCTCGTCGAAGGTATTCCGTATCCCGACACGCCTTGTCGCGAAGAAGGGCTCGACGCTCCTGCCGACGCCGCAGGCGCTGAAGGGCAAGCGAATCGGCGTCGAGCAGGGTTCGATCCAGGAAACATATGCGAAGACGTACTGGGAACCGGCCGGCGCGGTGATCGCGTCTTACCAGGATCAGGATCTCGTTTACTCGGACCTGATTGCCGGGCGCATTGACGGATCGCTACAAAACGCCGTGCAGGCCGAGGTCGGATTCTTGCACACACCGCGAGGCAAGGACTTTGCATTTGCCGGTAATGCGCTTTACGACGCGAAGACGCTGGGAAGCGGGACCGCGATCGGTTTGCGCAAAGAAGATACCGACCTGAAGGCGAAGATCGACAAGGCGATCGCCGACATTCGCGCGGACGGCACGTACGACAGAATCGCGAAAAAGTATTTCGACTTCGACGTCTACGGTCAGTGA
- a CDS encoding polyamine ABC transporter substrate-binding protein, with translation MTSRPLITVLTGILAASGLLAATANHAKAEELNVYNWSDNIADDTVAGFEKETGIHTRYDVYDGDDTLQAKLLSGSSGYDIVVPSSSYAGKQIEAGVYRKLDKSKIPNLANLDPMLMKMLASADPGNQYTVPWSWGTDGIGYNVTKVTQILGKDAPYDSWDLLFDPQYVSKLKTCGVSVLDSAEDAFSVGLIYLHKDPNSTNPADYQAVYKLLKTIRPYITQFNSSGYINDLANNDVCIALAWSGDVGIAKRRAQEAHRAYEIRYVIPKGDGVLWFDLMAVPKDAPHPEAAMQWINYILQPKVSAAITNQVFYPNANAAARAYVKPDILDNEAVYPRGDKMKSLTLSLPLPADILRLQNRLWTQLKSGR, from the coding sequence ATGACATCCCGCCCGCTCATCACTGTCCTCACTGGAATCCTCGCAGCATCGGGGCTGCTGGCCGCGACGGCCAATCATGCCAAAGCCGAAGAACTGAATGTCTACAACTGGTCGGACAATATTGCCGACGACACCGTAGCGGGGTTCGAAAAGGAAACCGGAATTCACACGCGCTACGACGTCTATGATGGCGACGATACCTTGCAGGCAAAGTTGCTCAGCGGTTCGTCGGGTTATGACATCGTGGTGCCGTCGTCCAGCTATGCCGGCAAGCAGATTGAAGCGGGGGTGTACCGGAAGCTCGACAAGAGCAAGATTCCAAATCTGGCTAATCTCGATCCCATGCTCATGAAGATGCTTGCGTCAGCCGATCCTGGCAATCAGTACACCGTGCCATGGTCATGGGGAACGGACGGCATCGGTTACAACGTCACGAAAGTGACGCAGATATTAGGCAAGGACGCCCCCTACGATAGCTGGGACCTGCTGTTCGATCCGCAATACGTATCGAAGCTGAAAACCTGTGGTGTTTCCGTACTCGACTCGGCGGAGGATGCGTTTTCGGTGGGTCTGATCTACCTGCATAAGGATCCCAACAGCACCAACCCCGCGGATTATCAGGCCGTGTACAAGCTGCTCAAAACAATTCGGCCGTACATCACGCAATTCAATTCGTCCGGCTACATCAACGATCTGGCCAATAACGATGTCTGCATTGCGCTGGCGTGGTCAGGCGACGTCGGGATCGCGAAGCGGCGTGCGCAAGAGGCCCATCGCGCCTACGAGATTCGCTACGTCATTCCCAAAGGCGATGGCGTGCTGTGGTTCGATTTGATGGCGGTTCCCAAAGATGCGCCTCACCCTGAAGCTGCCATGCAATGGATCAACTACATCCTTCAGCCCAAGGTTAGCGCGGCGATCACCAATCAGGTTTTCTATCCCAACGCTAACGCGGCTGCCCGTGCTTACGTGAAGCCGGATATTCTCGATAACGAAGCGGTCTACCCTCGCGGGGACAAGATGAAATCGCTCACACTGTCATTGCCGTTGCCGGCCGATATCCTGCGCCTTCAGAACCGGCTGTGGACGCAACTCAAGTCCGGGCGATAA
- a CDS encoding ImcF-related family protein, which yields MNESKPQPTAIFIGIAVAVVFIAVGIAVWFEGPRYGWSRNTRIIIELSLLSGLLLSLLFIKYFEAVVLWIASMRIARWLASYDRHRNIHNGTGQTSTAAARGSGSFVGLCDALRERHGWRWRYRDRWVLVAGDDPIVRRLAPDLAQNGYRISGNTLLLYARQTGGQMDTTSLDQIRRLRRRRPVDAIVAVFRTHTSGSQPSDAEYTAQRLIRHARVLRWAAPVYLLNVTDAGDETSGPHEAIGCTWSNAGVRPDEVDASLRGLSGELANAGVMRLAKDPSDRYAAELSQHIARHGNFLSDLVARIGQFRIWRSAIHGVLFTPIFRERVSEASDVPTEDGEGDPIRQQLVWQTVADHSRRIHGRRVGFSLPTTAAWIATTLIGFWIAGTMLSGFTNRSTIQMATSTATKLAATQDPTEAVLTLDSLQKQFDTLEIRQHDGAPWHTRFGLNRDAALLTTLWPVYEGGAARLVVAPIRARLEERLQQLASLSDADIASGGDAQIKSAYDTLKTYLMLAKPERADTKFLTQQLLATGEPARPVNSSLSDGAWQDLREHLAAFYANHLIQHPAASGTSLAIVPDALLVGAARETVIGVRGIQNSTDTVYQQIVDDAKPKYPPVSLSTLLGDTSSRGLFSTTATVPGVFTRAAWDERISKAIDDANEQGSVDGDWVLSDSRTRATPTASLKTELRQRYFDDYARAWQTFLNSIRWQPTATLSGTVDQLTLLGDPQRSPLVALMNVVVYQAETGATAQSLSDTLLNKAQQLVGADEKDPSKIAQPQDAAPLAAAFGPLVRLTGNDLAAGGAGNSKASARMAAAGDLSLARFLERVTAMRLKLQQIMMSTDPDAMSRSAAQAVLQGKTSDIADSRDYASRVAASLGQQWAAFGDLFQQPFEQTWQVVLQPAASSLNDTWRSGILADWNRSFGGRYPFADSDNDASLPEMARFMRSDSGVITQFVSTQLAGVVERQGDRWVSTHGSDDNFLTVDPAFLTALNTLMRVSTSFFPSGDARVRFELRAVSTPGITDMKIVLSGRELHYFNQKEEWTPFIWPGDALENISRIEWQTQEGGLRSALDTPGRFGLIRLLERARVTPQDNARYLLAWMPDPTQDIPLKVQLRSEVGAGPLDMLALRHFSLPQRIFLTGSSRGNQKGALDELPPLPASMTAAAAAAASSPTSTATPVESRDDGKPPSDSNPPVAGRVKAGLTRANRLLADAFVY from the coding sequence ATGAATGAATCTAAGCCACAACCCACAGCGATCTTCATAGGCATCGCGGTCGCCGTTGTCTTCATTGCGGTGGGCATTGCCGTGTGGTTTGAAGGGCCTCGATACGGCTGGTCCCGTAACACAAGGATCATTATCGAGCTGAGCCTGCTGTCCGGGTTGCTTCTGTCGCTGCTGTTCATCAAATACTTCGAGGCAGTCGTACTCTGGATCGCTTCGATGCGAATTGCCAGGTGGCTTGCGAGCTACGATCGGCACAGGAACATCCATAACGGAACTGGGCAAACCTCCACCGCCGCTGCACGAGGATCGGGGTCATTCGTTGGACTGTGCGACGCGCTTCGCGAACGTCATGGATGGCGCTGGCGGTACAGAGATCGATGGGTACTGGTTGCGGGGGACGACCCGATCGTCAGGCGCCTCGCCCCCGATCTTGCGCAGAACGGTTATAGGATCTCCGGCAACACTCTGCTGCTCTACGCAAGGCAGACTGGTGGACAGATGGATACCACGTCGCTGGATCAGATCCGGCGCTTGCGCCGGAGGCGACCGGTCGATGCCATTGTGGCGGTCTTTCGGACGCATACCTCTGGCAGCCAGCCGTCCGATGCGGAGTACACCGCCCAGCGGCTCATCCGCCATGCGCGCGTGCTGCGCTGGGCGGCTCCGGTGTACCTGCTGAATGTGACCGACGCTGGCGACGAGACGTCCGGCCCGCACGAAGCGATCGGCTGCACATGGTCGAATGCCGGCGTCCGTCCGGACGAAGTCGATGCCTCGCTGCGCGGGCTGTCCGGCGAGCTGGCCAATGCGGGTGTCATGCGTCTTGCGAAGGACCCTTCAGACCGATATGCAGCCGAGCTGTCGCAGCATATTGCCCGCCATGGCAATTTTCTATCGGACCTGGTCGCGCGGATTGGCCAATTCCGCATCTGGCGCAGCGCGATTCACGGCGTGCTTTTCACGCCGATCTTCAGGGAGCGCGTCAGTGAAGCGTCGGACGTTCCGACGGAGGATGGCGAAGGCGATCCCATCCGGCAACAGCTCGTCTGGCAGACCGTTGCCGACCATAGCCGCCGCATCCACGGCCGCCGCGTTGGTTTCTCTCTCCCGACGACCGCCGCGTGGATTGCGACCACACTGATCGGATTCTGGATCGCGGGCACCATGCTGTCGGGCTTCACGAACCGGTCGACAATCCAGATGGCGACCAGCACGGCGACAAAGCTCGCGGCCACTCAGGACCCCACGGAAGCCGTCCTGACCCTTGACAGTCTGCAAAAGCAGTTCGATACCCTCGAAATCCGCCAGCACGACGGCGCGCCGTGGCATACCCGCTTCGGCCTGAACCGCGACGCGGCACTCCTTACCACCCTGTGGCCCGTCTACGAAGGCGGAGCCGCCCGCCTGGTAGTCGCGCCTATCCGCGCCAGGCTAGAGGAACGGCTACAGCAACTGGCCTCGCTCTCAGACGCGGACATTGCAAGCGGTGGGGACGCGCAGATCAAGTCCGCGTACGACACACTGAAGACGTATCTGATGCTCGCGAAACCCGAGCGCGCCGACACGAAATTCCTCACGCAGCAACTGTTAGCAACCGGAGAGCCCGCTCGTCCCGTCAACTCATCCCTGAGCGACGGTGCATGGCAGGATCTGCGTGAGCATCTGGCCGCGTTCTACGCGAATCACCTCATACAACATCCGGCGGCCAGCGGCACGTCGCTCGCGATCGTTCCCGACGCATTGCTGGTCGGTGCAGCACGCGAGACCGTGATCGGCGTGAGAGGCATCCAGAACTCGACCGACACCGTCTACCAGCAGATCGTGGATGACGCAAAACCCAAGTATCCGCCGGTGTCCTTGTCGACCCTGCTGGGCGACACGAGCAGCCGCGGACTGTTCAGCACGACGGCAACCGTGCCAGGGGTTTTCACACGGGCTGCGTGGGACGAACGGATTTCTAAGGCGATCGATGACGCAAACGAACAGGGCAGCGTTGACGGCGACTGGGTACTGTCCGACAGCCGGACCCGTGCCACGCCGACGGCATCGCTCAAGACCGAGTTGAGGCAACGCTATTTCGACGACTACGCTCGCGCGTGGCAGACATTCCTGAACAGCATCCGCTGGCAGCCGACGGCAACGCTCTCCGGCACAGTCGACCAACTGACCCTGCTCGGCGATCCGCAACGCTCGCCGCTCGTCGCATTGATGAATGTCGTCGTGTACCAGGCTGAAACCGGCGCAACGGCACAATCGCTTTCGGACACGCTGCTCAACAAGGCGCAGCAACTGGTCGGTGCCGATGAGAAGGACCCATCGAAGATTGCCCAGCCGCAAGACGCTGCCCCGCTGGCGGCCGCATTCGGCCCCTTGGTGCGGCTGACAGGCAACGATCTGGCCGCGGGAGGCGCCGGTAACAGTAAGGCGTCCGCGCGGATGGCCGCAGCAGGCGATCTGAGTCTGGCGCGTTTTCTGGAGCGCGTCACCGCAATGCGGCTGAAGCTCCAGCAGATCATGATGAGCACCGATCCGGACGCGATGTCACGCTCGGCAGCCCAGGCCGTGCTGCAAGGCAAGACCTCGGATATTGCCGACAGTCGCGACTACGCGAGCCGCGTGGCCGCAAGCCTCGGGCAGCAATGGGCGGCCTTCGGCGACCTGTTCCAGCAGCCGTTCGAGCAGACGTGGCAGGTCGTCCTGCAGCCGGCGGCATCGAGCCTGAACGATACCTGGCGCAGCGGAATTCTCGCCGACTGGAACCGGAGCTTCGGTGGTCGCTATCCGTTCGCCGACTCCGACAACGACGCATCGCTGCCGGAAATGGCGCGCTTCATGCGATCGGACAGTGGTGTGATTACCCAGTTCGTCAGCACGCAGTTGGCCGGCGTTGTCGAGCGGCAGGGTGATCGCTGGGTTAGCACGCACGGATCGGACGATAACTTTCTGACGGTCGACCCGGCCTTCCTCACCGCGTTGAACACGCTGATGCGTGTGTCGACCTCGTTTTTTCCATCGGGCGATGCGCGCGTGCGTTTCGAGCTGCGTGCAGTGTCCACGCCAGGCATTACCGACATGAAGATCGTGCTCTCAGGCCGCGAGCTGCACTACTTCAATCAGAAGGAAGAGTGGACGCCGTTCATCTGGCCGGGCGATGCGCTGGAGAACATCTCGCGCATCGAATGGCAGACGCAGGAGGGCGGCCTGCGCTCGGCGCTCGATACGCCGGGCCGATTCGGATTGATTCGCCTCCTCGAACGCGCGAGGGTCACGCCGCAGGACAACGCACGCTATCTGCTTGCGTGGATGCCGGACCCGACTCAGGACATCCCGCTAAAAGTGCAGCTACGCAGCGAAGTCGGGGCGGGACCGCTCGACATGCTCGCGCTCCGGCATTTCTCGCTGCCGCAGCGCATTTTTTTGACGGGGTCGTCGCGTGGTAACCAGAAGGGAGCCCTCGACGAACTTCCTCCACTGCCGGCGTCGATGACGGCGGCAGCGGCCGCAGCGGCGTCGTCGCCTACTTCTACGGCCACGCCGGTGGAATCCCGCGACGACGGCAAACCACCGTCCGATTCGAATCCACCCGTGGCAGGCCGCGTGAAAGCGGGATTAACCCGCGCGAATCGCCTGCTAGCCGATGCATTTGTTTATTGA
- the tssF gene encoding type VI secretion system baseplate subunit TssF: MDQDDSILRYYEAEMRYLREAGKEFARAHPDRARMLNLDRVGDRDPSVERLYEGFAFLTGRLQQKLDDELPELTEGLVNLLWPHYLRMIPSLSIVEFFPLVEKLQKTEIVSAGVPVRSAPIVTPAPPGMEGAAPKTVQCVYCTTQAVTLQPMRLTHAGPDVRHDGRSVIRLRFEIDRSARREATDLSKLRLYLNADLPTAFAMHLALTRQVDSVSLRIPESQQGNVQLLEGLRIEPAGFTLEERLWPRAEAEFSGFQLLLEYFAFREKFLFVDLCNLNIAKLPADTYSFELEILLKHAYPSDQRFTVENVRLFCAPVINLFPLDAEPIDVNHHETEYRVVAAGHQGANIETYSVDAIESFDHANAQRYEYVQFATFRHRGGMLRHEAPERYFHTRVRRGVNGLHDTWVILGGHAWETMEDLPAENLSLRVTGTNGMLPRKGLREASIDELGESTPNVSAVRNRAALTLPLYPPTGDRFQWRVLSHLAPNFLSMMDAEVLRGALALYDWTNDELNRRRLAGILHVSEELLEEVSGGSVERGVLIEVTLDSHAFAGVGDVMLFGELLHRFFALYAEINLFTKLAIVSLPSRQRNEWPRSKALRSSL; the protein is encoded by the coding sequence ATGGACCAAGACGATTCAATCCTCCGCTACTACGAAGCCGAAATGCGTTACCTGCGCGAGGCAGGCAAGGAATTCGCGCGAGCGCATCCCGATCGCGCACGCATGCTCAATCTCGATCGCGTGGGGGATCGAGATCCATCCGTCGAACGGCTTTACGAAGGCTTCGCATTCCTGACGGGTCGTTTGCAGCAGAAACTCGACGACGAACTGCCGGAGCTGACGGAGGGACTGGTGAACCTGCTGTGGCCGCACTATCTGCGCATGATTCCGTCGCTGTCGATCGTGGAGTTCTTTCCGCTCGTCGAAAAGTTGCAGAAGACTGAAATAGTGTCGGCCGGCGTACCGGTGCGCTCGGCTCCGATCGTGACCCCAGCGCCACCCGGCATGGAAGGCGCCGCGCCGAAAACCGTGCAATGCGTCTACTGCACGACGCAGGCGGTGACGCTCCAGCCGATGCGCCTCACCCATGCGGGGCCGGATGTTCGTCACGACGGCCGATCGGTGATCCGGCTGCGCTTCGAGATCGATCGTTCGGCTCGGCGTGAGGCCACCGATCTGTCGAAACTGCGCCTGTACCTGAACGCGGATCTGCCCACTGCCTTCGCAATGCACCTCGCGCTGACCCGTCAGGTGGACTCTGTCTCGTTGCGGATTCCTGAGTCGCAGCAAGGCAACGTGCAGTTGCTTGAGGGCCTGCGCATCGAGCCTGCTGGTTTTACGCTGGAAGAGCGCTTGTGGCCGAGGGCCGAGGCAGAATTTTCGGGCTTTCAACTGCTACTCGAGTATTTCGCGTTCCGGGAGAAGTTCCTGTTCGTCGACCTGTGCAATCTGAATATCGCGAAGTTGCCGGCAGATACCTACAGCTTCGAACTGGAAATCCTGCTCAAGCACGCTTACCCGTCCGACCAGCGCTTCACGGTGGAGAACGTGCGGCTCTTCTGTGCGCCGGTTATCAACCTGTTTCCGCTCGACGCCGAACCGATCGACGTCAATCACCACGAGACGGAATACCGGGTTGTCGCTGCCGGCCACCAGGGGGCCAACATCGAAACGTACTCAGTCGACGCGATCGAGTCGTTCGATCATGCTAATGCGCAGCGTTACGAGTATGTGCAGTTCGCGACGTTCCGGCACCGCGGCGGGATGTTGCGCCATGAGGCACCGGAGCGGTACTTCCACACGCGCGTACGGCGGGGTGTAAACGGGCTGCATGACACGTGGGTCATCCTCGGCGGCCACGCGTGGGAGACGATGGAGGATCTGCCGGCAGAAAATCTGTCGCTACGTGTGACGGGCACGAACGGCATGCTGCCGAGAAAGGGGCTGCGCGAAGCGAGCATTGATGAATTGGGCGAGAGCACGCCGAACGTGTCGGCGGTGCGCAATCGGGCAGCGCTAACGCTACCGCTCTATCCGCCCACCGGCGACCGCTTCCAGTGGCGGGTGCTATCTCACCTCGCGCCGAACTTCCTGTCGATGATGGACGCGGAAGTGCTGCGCGGTGCCTTGGCGCTTTACGACTGGACCAACGACGAGCTGAACCGCCGGCGCCTGGCGGGCATCCTGCACGTCTCGGAGGAACTGCTCGAGGAGGTGTCGGGCGGCTCGGTCGAGCGGGGTGTGCTGATCGAGGTTACGCTCGACAGTCATGCGTTCGCAGGCGTCGGCGACGTGATGCTATTCGGCGAACTGCTGCATCGTTTCTTCGCGCTTTATGCCGAGATCAACCTGTTCACGAAGCTTGCGATAGTGAGCCTGCCGTCGCGGCAACGCAATGAATGGCCGCGCAGCAAAGCGCTACGCTCCTCGCTATGA
- the tssG gene encoding type VI secretion system baseplate subunit TssG — protein sequence MKLKPQALPNSLEPLVASLLARAPTMNFMQLCQLLEVCVPERPGFGTRDTPEHEPVRFRPLARVGFPAGEIALVEFDEEGCTYGPNTPPTVRTTFMGLYGVDAAIPSHMIDDIVLRTEGHEALEAFLDQFNHRFVTLLYRAWKKYRYPVGFRPGGTDAHSRRLLSLAGFGWGDKPARAGLPDSRVLALLGLLIQRTRTPEGLAGVVALAVPGVDVRVDEFFPVLRSAGKPQPLTSASGAAGVRSEGKRCGLGGAYVLGTRLVYRSRAARVTLRPASAEQAHDLLPGAWLHRELMAFIRLYAGTKADVFLRMEVSSRVAPAPGIGTALERHTPRLAWTTILPSDEERLITIALGAYEAFPAPGPNPFLVPSV from the coding sequence ATGAAGTTAAAACCGCAAGCGCTGCCCAACAGCCTGGAGCCGCTGGTTGCGTCGCTGCTCGCACGTGCACCGACGATGAACTTCATGCAGTTGTGTCAACTGCTCGAAGTGTGTGTGCCGGAGCGTCCCGGCTTCGGTACGCGCGACACGCCGGAACATGAACCCGTGCGATTTCGCCCCCTCGCTCGCGTCGGTTTTCCGGCTGGCGAAATTGCCTTGGTCGAGTTTGACGAGGAGGGTTGCACCTACGGACCGAACACGCCGCCGACCGTGCGCACGACGTTCATGGGGCTGTACGGGGTGGACGCAGCCATACCCTCGCACATGATCGACGACATCGTGCTGCGAACGGAAGGGCACGAGGCGCTCGAAGCATTTCTCGACCAGTTCAATCACCGGTTCGTCACGCTGCTGTATCGCGCCTGGAAAAAGTATCGTTACCCGGTCGGCTTCCGTCCGGGCGGCACCGATGCGCATTCACGCAGGCTATTGTCGCTGGCAGGTTTCGGCTGGGGTGACAAGCCCGCACGCGCCGGCCTGCCCGACTCGCGAGTACTCGCGCTGCTGGGGCTGCTGATCCAGCGCACGCGCACGCCTGAAGGTCTTGCCGGTGTCGTGGCACTTGCCGTACCCGGTGTCGATGTACGTGTCGACGAGTTCTTCCCGGTTCTCAGGAGCGCGGGCAAGCCTCAACCGCTCACGTCCGCGAGCGGTGCCGCTGGTGTAAGGAGCGAGGGCAAGCGTTGTGGCCTCGGTGGGGCTTACGTGTTGGGCACGCGTCTGGTGTACCGGAGCCGCGCCGCCCGTGTGACGTTGCGGCCGGCGAGCGCGGAACAGGCCCACGACCTGTTGCCCGGTGCGTGGCTGCACCGCGAACTGATGGCCTTTATCCGTCTGTATGCGGGGACAAAGGCCGACGTGTTCCTGCGCATGGAAGTATCGTCGCGCGTTGCACCCGCGCCAGGAATCGGCACGGCGCTTGAACGTCACACGCCTCGACTTGCGTGGACCACTATTCTGCCTTCAGACGAAGAGCGTTTGATAACCATTGCGCTTGGCGCTTACGAAGCATTTCCGGCACCGGGGCCGAATCCGTTCCTCGTGCCGTCTGTCTGA
- the tssJ gene encoding type VI secretion system lipoprotein TssJ, which produces MTFRLITSIAALLAASLMLNGCGAWQTVSDSTSSAYHAVFYKQVKVLNVDLTARASINPDEAMRSTSVAVRVYQLKDRQRIDKASYDDLLKNDKTVLAQDLQDNMATIVSPGASVSVSQPMQPDTQYVGVVAFYRNPDSHGSWRRVIARKRLSADAPLKLELVERDLVMPDDRAKVRPE; this is translated from the coding sequence ATGACTTTCCGCCTGATTACTTCGATCGCTGCCCTCCTTGCCGCAAGTCTGATGCTCAACGGATGTGGTGCATGGCAGACGGTGTCGGATTCGACCTCGAGTGCGTACCACGCTGTCTTCTACAAACAGGTCAAGGTGCTGAACGTCGACCTCACCGCGCGCGCGTCGATCAATCCCGACGAAGCCATGCGCTCGACGTCAGTCGCCGTGCGCGTGTATCAGCTCAAGGATCGACAGCGCATAGACAAGGCCTCATATGACGATCTGCTGAAAAACGACAAGACTGTCCTTGCGCAGGATCTGCAGGACAACATGGCGACGATAGTCAGCCCCGGTGCTTCTGTAAGCGTTTCGCAGCCCATGCAGCCGGATACGCAATATGTAGGCGTTGTGGCGTTCTACCGGAACCCTGATTCGCACGGAAGCTGGCGTCGTGTGATTGCCAGGAAGAGACTGTCGGCGGATGCGCCACTGAAGCTTGAACTGGTCGAGCGCGATCTCGTGATGCCTGATGACAGGGCGAAGGTGAGGCCGGAGTAA
- the tssA gene encoding type VI secretion system protein TssA, whose protein sequence is MLTHFVKNLLGTNAALSLPRARADVWSSWLVPFPGEHPCGRDPGYEDAFFELKDEAAKLTGIDDTLIVRSCEQLITGTGKDLRVAGHYTFARLRQHGPAGFADGLELIATLVERFDAALLPARAETKKGALEILATTRMVDLLESRGEFAPADLERAMAALNLLLTRTSEWPEAARPNLQPLVACLERNRESTRSADQETDSPQQALQGATGKATGAVSSTRDLLDQARTMASWLRDQENGYLPSVRLVRSVRWDTLHEVPPADAQFRTRLVPPRAELRQQMKRLVLQKHWHELLERVEGAFMEGVNHLWLDLQYFQHISLDRVGAPYNAWRELLRADFALFLERLPGIERLAFNEGTPFADDTTLEWIARHAVVRDLEAGETVAPLSVSAESEDGAAGDWPEIEAQARDLAASQSLEAAFAWLESLPGVRTERQRYLQRFVMARLADHAGRIDAALPLLVELDAATQTVPLVRWEPSLAFEVKQQLIKALRSVSLRKDADKPMLAHRIDQLQGELTVLDPTRALAL, encoded by the coding sequence GTGCTAACTCATTTCGTCAAGAATCTGCTGGGCACGAACGCGGCTCTTTCGTTGCCGCGCGCACGCGCCGACGTCTGGTCGTCATGGCTCGTGCCATTTCCCGGCGAACATCCCTGTGGCCGCGATCCTGGCTACGAGGATGCGTTCTTCGAACTGAAGGACGAAGCCGCGAAGCTCACGGGTATCGATGACACCCTGATCGTGCGTTCCTGTGAGCAACTGATCACGGGAACCGGCAAGGATCTGCGCGTGGCCGGCCACTACACATTCGCGCGATTGCGCCAGCACGGTCCGGCAGGTTTTGCGGACGGTCTGGAGCTGATCGCGACGCTGGTTGAGCGCTTCGATGCAGCACTACTGCCCGCACGTGCTGAAACGAAGAAAGGGGCGCTTGAAATACTCGCGACCACGCGCATGGTCGATCTGCTCGAAAGCCGCGGTGAGTTCGCACCCGCGGATCTTGAGCGCGCGATGGCGGCACTCAACCTGCTTCTCACGCGTACCAGTGAGTGGCCCGAAGCGGCGCGCCCCAACCTGCAACCGCTCGTCGCGTGCCTGGAACGCAACCGCGAGTCGACGCGCAGTGCGGATCAGGAGACAGATTCACCCCAGCAGGCACTGCAGGGCGCCACGGGCAAAGCAACCGGCGCCGTGTCTTCCACGCGCGATCTGCTGGACCAGGCGCGCACGATGGCAAGCTGGCTGCGCGATCAGGAAAACGGCTACCTGCCATCGGTGCGGCTCGTGCGCAGCGTTCGCTGGGACACCCTGCACGAGGTGCCACCCGCCGACGCGCAGTTCCGCACACGTCTCGTCCCGCCGCGCGCCGAACTGCGCCAGCAGATGAAGCGCCTCGTATTGCAGAAGCACTGGCACGAACTGCTCGAACGCGTTGAAGGTGCATTCATGGAAGGCGTGAATCACCTATGGCTCGATCTACAGTACTTCCAGCATATTTCGCTTGATCGCGTCGGCGCACCGTATAACGCGTGGCGTGAACTTCTGCGGGCGGACTTCGCACTCTTTCTCGAACGTCTGCCAGGAATCGAGCGGCTCGCATTCAACGAAGGCACGCCGTTCGCCGACGACACTACGCTCGAATGGATCGCCCGTCATGCGGTTGTGCGTGATCTTGAAGCGGGCGAGACGGTCGCCCCACTATCCGTCTCGGCCGAAAGCGAGGACGGTGCGGCTGGCGATTGGCCCGAGATCGAAGCGCAGGCCAGGGATCTCGCCGCAAGCCAAAGCCTCGAGGCCGCGTTCGCGTGGCTGGAATCGCTGCCCGGAGTCAGGACCGAGCGGCAGCGCTATCTGCAACGTTTCGTCATGGCACGCCTCGCCGATCACGCGGGCCGTATCGATGCCGCGTTGCCGTTGCTCGTCGAACTGGATGCCGCGACGCAAACTGTGCCGCTCGTGCGCTGGGAGCCCTCGCTCGCCTTCGAGGTGAAGCAGCAACTGATCAAGGCGCTCAGATCGGTGAGCCTTCGCAAGGACGCGGACAAGCCCATGCTCGCCCACCGCATCGACCAACTCCAGGGAGAGCTGACCGTGCTCGACCCTACACGAGCCCTCGCGCTATAA